The following proteins are co-located in the Candidatus Zixiibacteriota bacterium genome:
- the lpxA gene encoding acyl-ACP--UDP-N-acetylglucosamine O-acyltransferase, whose translation MSLIHATAIVSPKAELADDVSVGPHTIIEEDVVIGAGTNIASDVLIAPGTRIGSGVTISHGAVLGTVPQDLKFAGEKTVLKIGDHTTIREYATLNRGTQATGETRVGKNCFIMAYAHVAHDCHIGDNVIMANSVNLAGHIEIDDYAILGGVLPVHQFVKIGCHCMIGGGFRVQQDVCPYSLVGGYPLKVVGLNSIGLKRRGFRPEVLRTLESTFKLLFFSNLNTTQAVERIKAEIEPIDEVKKILEFVERSGRGMVK comes from the coding sequence ATGAGCCTTATTCACGCTACGGCGATCGTTTCGCCTAAAGCGGAACTTGCCGACGACGTTTCGGTCGGGCCGCATACGATTATCGAGGAGGACGTGGTCATCGGCGCGGGAACCAATATCGCGTCTGATGTGCTCATAGCCCCCGGCACGCGTATTGGCAGCGGGGTGACAATATCGCACGGCGCCGTGCTGGGGACTGTCCCGCAGGATCTGAAATTCGCCGGCGAGAAGACTGTTCTCAAGATCGGCGACCACACGACAATCCGCGAATACGCCACGCTCAACCGGGGCACCCAGGCGACCGGGGAAACGCGGGTCGGCAAGAACTGCTTTATTATGGCGTACGCCCACGTGGCGCACGACTGCCATATCGGTGACAACGTCATCATGGCCAACTCAGTAAACCTGGCCGGGCACATTGAAATCGATGACTATGCTATCCTCGGCGGTGTCCTGCCGGTGCACCAGTTTGTCAAGATCGGATGTCATTGCATGATCGGCGGCGGGTTCCGGGTGCAGCAGGATGTCTGCCCGTACTCACTGGTGGGCGGGTATCCGCTGAAAGTGGTAGGTTTGAACTCGATCGGGCTTAAGCGGCGAGGGTTCAGACCGGAGGTTCTTCGCACGCTGGAGAGCACGTTCAAGCTGCTGTTCTTTTCCAATCTCAACACAACTCAGGCGGTGGAGCGGATCAAAGCGGAGATCGAGCCGATTGACGAAGTGAAGAAGATTCTCGAGTTTGTCGAGCGTTCGGGGAGAGGGATGGTGAAGTAG
- a CDS encoding bifunctional UDP-3-O-[3-hydroxymyristoyl] N-acetylglucosamine deacetylase/3-hydroxyacyl-ACP dehydratase yields the protein MYEKQRTVRNSISLTGIGLHTGNTCTMTFKPAEPDTGIRFVRIDLPGQPWVIADIDHVVDISRGTTLQKGEARVHTVEHVLAAFAGLQIDNMIVELDSNEPPVGDGSAKPYVDCLLEAGIEDQHVDKFYLEIDTPMSYSEPERGVDLVVTPSNDLRITFLIDYKNPALGTQYTTLQDLEKEFVAEFAPARTFCFFTEIETLKAQGLIKGGGLHNAIVLYDSDKGQVEVDRIRRALDLKDEAFIGKNGIINDIPLRFYNEPVRHKTLDLLGDLALIGAPFKGHVLAARSGHRANVALARKMRELYKKKRIASRYSKGGRALFDIQAVLKILPHRYPMLLVDRIVDMEPGKRVVGVKNVTFNEPFFQGHFPDHPIMPGVLILEAMAQAGGVLLLNAVENPETKLPFFVSIDNAKFRRTVMPGDQLRFELEMEAFRHATCKMTGKAYVDEQLVCSADFKAMVVDR from the coding sequence ATGTACGAGAAACAAAGGACTGTCAGGAATTCGATTTCACTTACCGGAATCGGCCTTCACACCGGCAACACCTGCACCATGACTTTCAAGCCGGCCGAGCCGGATACCGGTATTCGTTTTGTCAGAATCGATCTCCCTGGGCAACCCTGGGTGATAGCCGATATCGATCACGTGGTCGATATCTCGCGCGGCACCACTCTCCAGAAGGGGGAGGCCCGGGTGCACACGGTCGAGCATGTTCTGGCCGCTTTCGCCGGGCTTCAGATTGACAACATGATTGTCGAGCTCGATTCCAATGAGCCGCCGGTCGGCGACGGTTCCGCCAAGCCGTATGTCGACTGCCTGCTCGAGGCGGGGATCGAGGATCAGCATGTCGACAAGTTCTATCTTGAAATAGATACCCCTATGTCTTACAGCGAGCCGGAACGCGGGGTAGACCTGGTGGTGACGCCGTCGAACGATCTCCGGATTACCTTCCTTATCGACTACAAGAATCCGGCGCTCGGTACCCAGTACACCACGCTTCAGGACCTCGAAAAGGAATTCGTCGCCGAATTCGCCCCGGCGCGAACTTTCTGCTTCTTTACGGAGATCGAAACGCTCAAGGCTCAGGGACTGATCAAAGGGGGCGGCCTTCACAATGCGATTGTTCTTTATGATTCCGATAAGGGGCAGGTAGAAGTAGACCGCATTCGCCGGGCACTTGACCTGAAAGACGAAGCATTTATTGGTAAGAACGGCATTATCAATGACATCCCGCTCCGTTTCTACAACGAGCCGGTCAGGCACAAGACACTCGATCTGCTGGGAGACCTCGCCCTGATCGGCGCTCCGTTCAAGGGGCATGTGCTGGCGGCGCGGTCGGGGCACCGGGCCAACGTGGCCCTGGCTCGCAAGATGCGGGAGCTATACAAGAAAAAGCGGATTGCCAGCCGCTACTCCAAGGGCGGACGGGCGCTGTTCGATATTCAGGCGGTACTTAAGATTCTGCCGCATCGGTATCCTATGCTGCTGGTGGACCGGATTGTCGATATGGAGCCGGGCAAACGGGTAGTGGGGGTCAAAAACGTGACTTTCAACGAACCTTTTTTCCAGGGGCATTTCCCCGATCATCCCATCATGCCCGGGGTGCTGATACTCGAGGCTATGGCCCAGGCAGGCGGCGTGCTTCTGCTCAACGCGGTCGAAAACCCGGAAACCAAGCTGCCGTTCTTTGTGTCGATTGACAACGCCAAGTTTCGCCGCACGGTGATGCCGGGTGATCAGCTTCGGTTCGAGCTGGAGATGGAGGCCTTCCGCCACGCCACCTGCAAGATGACCGGCAAGGCGTATGTCGACGAGCAACTGGTGTGCAGCGCCGATTTCAAGGCGATGGTGGTGGATCGATGA
- the lpxB gene encoding lipid-A-disaccharide synthase yields the protein MDDPLLFVSAGDPSGDIAVSRVIAALQHKQPGVRTFGLGGARMRQLGQEQLTQPADLAVLGFWEVARRALFFRRLMRRCISAIERRRPSLILLVDYPGFNLRLADRIRPLGIPTVYYISPQVWAWGSERLEQIRKLVDRMLVILPFEEPFYREQGVACRFVGHYLLEDIPPEYVSTAAPGNGLNALLPGSRPQEIERMLPPMLEAAARMHRSHGLTSVVAALTGAYDYDSICGMYSDYGVRLSYDDARRVVYESDLVLASSGTATLEAAIIGRPMVVVYKTGFLTYQIARRLVTLDKIALVNLVLGEKVVPELIQHEASPDRMVAELERYLADERYRTRVTQALRRVPSLLGGVGASERAAEAIAEFL from the coding sequence ATGGACGACCCGCTCCTATTCGTGTCGGCCGGGGACCCGTCGGGCGATATCGCCGTCAGCCGGGTCATAGCAGCACTACAGCACAAACAGCCGGGTGTCCGTACGTTCGGCCTCGGCGGTGCGCGGATGAGACAACTGGGGCAGGAGCAACTGACCCAACCGGCTGATTTGGCGGTGCTCGGATTTTGGGAGGTCGCCCGCAGGGCGCTTTTCTTTCGCCGATTGATGCGGCGATGTATCAGTGCAATTGAACGGCGGCGGCCATCACTGATACTCCTTGTGGACTATCCAGGTTTCAATCTGAGGCTGGCCGACAGGATACGCCCGCTTGGTATTCCCACAGTTTATTACATCTCCCCTCAGGTGTGGGCATGGGGGAGCGAACGTCTGGAGCAAATCCGCAAGCTGGTTGACCGGATGCTGGTAATCCTGCCCTTCGAGGAACCGTTCTACCGGGAGCAAGGTGTCGCCTGCCGGTTTGTGGGTCACTACCTGCTCGAGGATATTCCGCCTGAGTATGTGTCGACCGCTGCGCCGGGGAACGGGCTGAACGCGCTATTGCCCGGCTCGCGCCCGCAGGAGATCGAGCGGATGCTGCCGCCGATGCTCGAGGCCGCGGCGCGGATGCATCGCAGTCATGGTCTGACCTCGGTAGTTGCGGCGCTTACCGGCGCGTATGATTACGATTCGATCTGTGGCATGTACAGCGATTACGGCGTCAGACTTAGCTACGACGATGCCCGCCGGGTGGTTTACGAGTCCGATCTGGTGCTGGCCTCGTCGGGTACGGCCACGCTCGAGGCCGCTATTATCGGCCGCCCGATGGTGGTTGTTTACAAGACTGGTTTTCTGACCTACCAGATCGCGCGACGCCTGGTGACGCTGGACAAGATCGCGCTGGTCAATCTCGTATTAGGTGAAAAGGTCGTGCCCGAACTGATCCAGCACGAGGCATCCCCGGACCGAATGGTCGCCGAGCTTGAGCGGTACCTGGCTGATGAGCGGTATCGCACTCGAGTAACACAGGCGCTCCGGCGGGTACCGTCGCTACTGGGCGGTGTTGGTGCCTCGGAACGGGCGGCGGAGGCGATCGCGGAGTTCCTATGA
- a CDS encoding Gfo/Idh/MocA family oxidoreductase, translated as MRKLKTAVVGVGSLGRHHLKWLAKLEQSELVGLYDLDRDKAAKNASEYGVRAFDSLDTLAESAEAVAIVVTTSAHFEVASKLIDCGIHCLIEKPITPSLDEARKLKELAKRCGVKVTVGQIERFNPAVRALADIEVRPSFIEAHRLAAFDPRGTDVAVVLDLMIHDIDLALMFTRSQVANIQASAVAVVSDEADIANARLTFENGAVANLTSSRISLHQMRKLRIFQKSGYFSLDLAQKQADIYQLATSDNDAGGLRVPLGKSGKDILYTKKTDTGEDMLGAELSSFLDAVINDNPVAVTIDEAAEALRVALEVKRIGLDSIDRMLQEQAV; from the coding sequence ATGAGAAAACTGAAAACCGCCGTGGTAGGAGTCGGCTCGCTCGGCAGGCACCACCTCAAATGGCTCGCCAAACTCGAACAGTCCGAACTGGTCGGGCTCTATGACCTTGATCGCGACAAAGCCGCCAAGAACGCCTCTGAGTACGGCGTCAGGGCGTTTGATTCGCTCGATACGCTGGCCGAATCCGCCGAGGCGGTCGCTATCGTTGTCACTACCAGTGCGCACTTCGAGGTAGCCTCGAAACTGATCGATTGCGGTATCCACTGCCTTATTGAAAAGCCAATTACTCCCTCGCTCGACGAAGCCCGCAAGCTGAAGGAACTGGCGAAAAGGTGTGGGGTCAAAGTCACGGTCGGCCAGATCGAGCGGTTCAACCCGGCGGTGCGAGCGCTGGCGGATATCGAGGTCAGGCCGTCGTTTATCGAGGCCCACCGCCTCGCGGCCTTTGATCCGCGTGGCACCGATGTGGCGGTCGTGCTCGACCTGATGATACATGACATCGACCTCGCCCTCATGTTCACTCGCTCCCAAGTCGCCAATATCCAGGCGTCGGCCGTGGCGGTAGTTTCCGATGAGGCGGATATCGCCAACGCCCGTCTGACTTTTGAGAACGGCGCGGTGGCCAATCTTACGTCGTCGCGGATATCGCTCCACCAGATGCGCAAGCTCCGCATCTTTCAAAAGTCAGGCTACTTCTCGCTCGACCTGGCGCAAAAGCAGGCGGATATCTACCAACTGGCAACCAGTGACAATGACGCGGGCGGCCTGCGCGTGCCGCTCGGCAAGTCCGGCAAAGACATCCTCTATACCAAGAAGACCGACACCGGCGAGGACATGCTCGGCGCCGAGTTGTCGTCGTTTCTTGATGCGGTCATCAACGACAACCCGGTCGCGGTCACGATCGACGAAGCCGCTGAAGCGCTGCGGGTGGCGCTCGAGGTCAAGCGGATCGGACTGGACTCAATTGACCGAATGCTGCAGGAGCAGGCGGTCTGA
- a CDS encoding M14 family zinc carboxypeptidase: MRLCRTLVTAVLITLSAATLFSQVPKDIQERVFIDHKDQRRLLGSFDLDIVWTDWTYVEIITTPAQIDSLRRAGFKTETIHESVGDFYRSRLPQKDMGGYKTLAEIDAYLDGMIADHPNLVSAKQSIGLTIEGRNIWVVKISDNPNVDENEAEVLYTGCIHAREVVTPEVLFHFMDHLTNRYDTDPEVKDLVDDREIWFILVCNPDGYYYNQVIAPFGGGLWRMNRRDNGNGTFGVDVNRNFGYMWGYDNQGSSPNPGSDTYRGTGPFSEPESQAIRDFMISREFVLSVFWHSYANILIYPWGYIRLPTDDHDIYRALGDSIQNLNGYEHGLVADLLYPVNGGAFDWEYGEQTLKNKVLGTTIEAGGQSDGFWPSLARAEQIKQENLQPLMFLTRMAGNINSLRAPEPPQIVGPASPADGAEYMVSWVETDPTNPAVRFELVEMRKRHLLDDPGDNLDFWETNYFGSTPARSNSAPNSLYSGTGDLYVAHLTTAFPHTVRPGDQLTFRTWYDFEFYRDFAYVEISTDGLNFISIPGNITTNFNPYGGNRGNGISGTSDGWVDATFDLSAFQGQQVWFRFLYQTDEGLAGEGWYIDDIHPHVVFAETAVVASDLTSPSYTFTGRPMDVYYYQVRAMDAQNQWGRYSSPAEVDVLGSGTGDIDLDGLYSTVADLTLLSLYFQQGLSVFDVYYVTQISETDANCDEVLLTAADLNALAEVVVGAQAPCFAPPAPAPGPKTPASGNSSSDPKSSNYAVSNSAVYSVSLQGTTFEGDDTVIVDIVLADAATTLAGYQFHVEYDAATLALDDVRPGDAITAWQFFDYHAKTAGTVGEITLAGVAQFQGAPILPGDIDLQPTPAVLAQLKFSISTAGAPVIAEIRFIWERCGDNAIVCGRFVTDRLVLDSLALSREVRDADGTDITGVDARYGGADYTCFYGLFGDPQAPVVDFLSARITRDGGCCVGQVGDVNGEGGDEPTIGDVTMLVDHLFVTGAELSCLSEADINQSGGSQPALEDITIGDITELVDHLFISAGPLAPCL, from the coding sequence ATGAGACTTTGCCGCACGCTTGTCACCGCCGTATTGATCACCCTTTCCGCCGCCACTCTTTTCAGTCAGGTTCCCAAAGACATTCAGGAGCGGGTCTTTATCGACCACAAAGATCAGCGCCGCCTGCTGGGGTCGTTTGATCTCGATATTGTCTGGACCGACTGGACCTATGTCGAGATTATTACCACCCCGGCCCAGATCGACTCCCTCCGCCGGGCCGGATTCAAAACCGAGACGATTCACGAATCGGTAGGTGACTTCTACCGCTCCCGCCTGCCCCAAAAGGACATGGGCGGGTACAAGACCCTGGCTGAGATCGACGCTTATCTCGACGGCATGATCGCCGATCACCCGAATTTGGTTTCCGCGAAACAATCGATCGGCCTCACTATCGAGGGACGCAATATCTGGGTGGTCAAGATTTCGGATAACCCGAATGTCGACGAAAACGAAGCCGAGGTGCTCTACACCGGGTGCATCCATGCCCGTGAGGTTGTCACGCCTGAAGTCCTCTTCCACTTCATGGACCATCTGACCAACCGGTACGACACCGACCCGGAAGTGAAAGATCTGGTGGATGACCGGGAGATATGGTTCATCCTGGTGTGTAATCCGGACGGCTATTATTACAATCAGGTTATTGCCCCATTCGGCGGGGGCCTTTGGCGCATGAATCGCCGTGACAACGGCAACGGCACGTTTGGAGTCGACGTAAACCGCAACTTCGGGTACATGTGGGGATACGACAACCAGGGATCCTCTCCGAATCCCGGGTCAGACACCTATCGTGGCACCGGCCCGTTTTCCGAACCGGAGTCCCAGGCGATACGCGACTTCATGATATCGCGCGAGTTCGTGCTCTCGGTTTTCTGGCACTCGTACGCCAATATCCTGATTTACCCCTGGGGGTACATACGGCTCCCCACCGACGATCACGACATTTATCGCGCACTTGGTGATTCGATCCAGAATCTCAACGGATACGAGCACGGTTTGGTAGCAGACCTGTTGTACCCGGTCAACGGCGGCGCCTTCGACTGGGAGTACGGCGAGCAGACGCTCAAGAACAAAGTGCTCGGGACGACAATCGAAGCGGGCGGACAGTCCGATGGTTTCTGGCCGTCGCTGGCACGCGCCGAGCAGATCAAGCAGGAGAACCTCCAGCCACTCATGTTCCTAACCCGTATGGCGGGTAACATCAACTCCCTGCGCGCCCCGGAACCGCCGCAGATCGTCGGGCCTGCCAGCCCGGCGGACGGCGCCGAGTATATGGTAAGCTGGGTCGAGACCGACCCCACCAACCCGGCGGTCCGGTTTGAACTGGTCGAGATGCGGAAGCGGCATCTTCTGGATGATCCGGGCGACAATCTCGATTTCTGGGAAACTAACTACTTCGGATCGACTCCGGCACGTTCGAATTCAGCGCCCAACTCGTTGTATTCCGGCACCGGCGACCTGTACGTAGCTCATCTTACCACGGCATTTCCCCATACCGTGCGGCCGGGCGACCAACTCACCTTCCGTACCTGGTACGATTTCGAATTCTACCGCGATTTCGCTTATGTGGAGATTTCCACCGATGGCCTGAATTTCATTTCCATTCCGGGCAACATAACCACCAATTTCAACCCGTACGGCGGCAATCGAGGGAACGGCATCAGCGGTACGTCGGACGGCTGGGTTGACGCGACGTTCGATCTCTCGGCCTTCCAGGGCCAGCAGGTCTGGTTCCGGTTTCTTTACCAGACCGACGAAGGTCTAGCCGGCGAGGGATGGTATATCGACGACATACACCCTCACGTGGTATTCGCTGAAACCGCGGTGGTGGCATCCGACCTGACGTCACCGTCCTATACGTTTACCGGCAGGCCGATGGACGTGTACTACTATCAGGTTCGGGCCATGGATGCCCAGAACCAGTGGGGGCGGTATTCGTCGCCAGCCGAAGTCGATGTGCTCGGCTCCGGAACCGGCGACATCGACCTCGACGGCCTTTACAGTACGGTGGCAGACCTGACTTTGCTGAGCCTGTACTTCCAGCAAGGTCTGTCCGTGTTCGATGTCTACTACGTAACCCAGATTAGCGAGACCGATGCTAACTGTGACGAAGTGCTCCTGACAGCAGCGGATCTGAATGCTCTGGCTGAGGTCGTAGTCGGCGCGCAGGCCCCCTGTTTTGCCCCGCCCGCACCCGCTCCCGGGCCGAAGACTCCCGCCTCAGGCAACTCATCATCAGATCCGAAATCCAGCAACTATGCTGTCTCCAATAGCGCAGTTTACTCCGTGTCGCTGCAGGGTACGACTTTCGAGGGCGACGACACAGTTATTGTCGACATCGTGCTGGCCGATGCCGCCACTACACTTGCCGGGTATCAGTTCCATGTGGAATACGACGCCGCCACTCTTGCACTCGACGATGTCCGCCCGGGCGATGCAATCACAGCCTGGCAGTTCTTCGACTACCACGCCAAGACAGCCGGCACGGTCGGGGAGATTACTCTCGCCGGTGTCGCACAATTCCAAGGCGCGCCTATCCTTCCCGGCGATATTGACCTCCAGCCAACGCCCGCGGTGCTGGCTCAACTCAAATTCAGCATATCAACAGCCGGTGCACCGGTGATCGCCGAGATCAGGTTCATCTGGGAGCGCTGCGGCGACAATGCAATCGTCTGCGGCCGCTTTGTTACCGACCGCCTGGTGCTCGATTCGCTGGCGCTCTCGCGAGAAGTGAGAGACGCGGACGGAACTGACATCACAGGGGTCGACGCCCGTTACGGCGGCGCAGATTACACCTGCTTTTATGGTCTGTTCGGCGATCCTCAGGCGCCGGTCGTCGACTTTCTGTCAGCGCGGATCACCCGCGACGGCGGATGCTGTGTCGGGCAGGTGGGCGATGTTAACGGCGAGGGCGGCGATGAGCCGACTATCGGCGACGTCACCATGCTGGTCGATCACCTGTTTGTCACCGGGGCCGAATTGTCTTGTCTTAGCGAAGCTGATATCAACCAATCCGGCGGCTCACAGCCTGCACTTGAGGATATTACGATCGGCGACATAACCGAGCTGGTGGATCATCTGTTCATCAGCGCGGGACCGCTCGCACCATGCTTGTGA